In Dermacentor andersoni chromosome 4, qqDerAnde1_hic_scaffold, whole genome shotgun sequence, the following proteins share a genomic window:
- the LOC126536179 gene encoding uncharacterized protein, whose protein sequence is MFRRLFRSKKVSDARPTWWLDCDERECPVQRLVCGEGGCADVPNELSHGESLFGRGHRCSAARVDDYEGVSWLGRLEWPEWPVQEQSFENREEDLSVASCVESLWSRRCFRGNDGARSLPAEAGLAGRPGLLQDWRSPRKDDCVRDAVMAKLGLQVTCLGSMSPMSKSYPGQKAVFSAYRGLSLYKSGGDATMAAAAAASPRRSSTSRGELYDENDVEAKPGAGDHGHSPDKDGKSRDRNGGVKDKRNDRRLFHQKMHEPHPADVGGASFETFHAKASRVVSACSNCSHLEGLLEEHEAKAAKEGMLNESGDDGAVPGGLANTSGSLDTSTLSGDIKLDHIEDIGSRLHSTPSRPHGGCGVEDDRRLQLGLGDFDHLGGTATCSRARGDTSLHVKVTGSGDCEQGSGGSSRLPATSSPIPTGAGEDGACLSSFGEDGVIENKANVVNDELCNEEFVESKTLKDESFSSDMTVRRLSYGDPIDELESEFASQQGSESAGEFLDAGFDTDCSEGAAVEANFFSYINLNPNFVSTPVTIRDQRAACEQQSSERCDFDVFREKQRDEFFGVFEASPFPKGAECKSVSMSCEVAQSLTSGSPSSRIATLNSGRTSASRSSKLTAVFDNNEQGQLSPSPTNSIDGQISVSSYGSFLTVDSYDEEADFPNVKLIGFSTNSESAHDLNSPIAQSPATVHNPLRPESQSFQSYQEAVGASPVGGATSDELPPDMNLVEHTSSPLAYGQLRPESQSFQSYEDAESSTSQIELDTEDASDIVGPGERLPSADYEPVVQETGGSSSTTTLSFHVLDEDAYERASYRSSSSNKSSSSNNSSSSNNGSSSSNSSGRSSSGSCSSESPAESGDENISAAKSSPTPPQSTSPVQRNTENDAINNSGASSPFPLQDYRSCRDFLRRLTDANPELSYSLSKSFASEECSVSEAASIEEVCSQIFSSYNESFAHLEALEGLPVLPRSSAAEMLTCPELRPLRLEGNAKDVFEPVLSRDQKKRLKRSTAPAAAASDTTATTSKISEKWSHMPSASSVSMPDLNHSQKGTWPPSLQEQSGVAATSDANLDSVRAHAATARKVVGFAV, encoded by the exons ATGTTTCGTCGCCTGTTCCGGTCGAAAAAAGTAAGCGACGCCCGGCCGACCTGGTGGCTCGACTGCGACGAGCGAGAGTGTCCCGTCCAGCGCCTGGTGTGCGGGGAGGGCGGCTGCGCCGACGTCCCAAATGAGCTGTCCCATGGCGAGTCAC TCTTCGGGCGGGGACACCGGTGCTCGGCGGCTCGCGTGGACGATTACGAGGGCGTCTCTTGGCTGGGGCGACTGGAGTGGCCCGAGTGGCCGGTGCAGGAGCAAAGCTTCGAGAACCGGGAGGAGGACCTCTCCGTGGCCTCCTGCGTCGAGTCGCTCTGGAGCCGACGGTGCTTCCGAGGCAACGACGGAGCACGGTCCCTGCCAGCGGAGGCAGGCCTCGCGGGGCGCCCCGGCCTCCTCCAGGACTGGCGGTCGCCGCGAAAGGACGACTGCGTACGCGACGCGGTCATGGCCAAGCTTGGCCTCCAG GTCACCTGCCTGGGTAGCATGTCACCGATGTCGAAGTCCTACCCTGGCCAGAAGGCAGTGTTCAGCGCTTACCGTGGCCTGAGCCTGTACAAAAGTGGCGGCGACGCTACCAtggccgccgccgcagcagcatCCCCGCGCCGGTCATCGACGAGTCGCGGCGAGCTCTACGATGAGAATGATGTCGAAGCCAAACCCGGCGCTGGGGACCACGGGCATTCGCCCGACAAAGACGGCAAGTCCCGTGATCGTAACGGTGGAGTCAAGGATAAACGTAACGATAGAAGGCTATTTCATCAGAAGATGCACGAGCCGCACCCAGCCGATGTCGGGGGCGCCAGCTTTGAGACCTTCCACGCGAAAGCTTCTCGTGTAGTTTCAGCGTGTTCTAACTGCAGTCACTTGGAAGGACTGCTCGAggaacacgaagcaaaagcagcaaaagaaggaATGCTGAACGAAAGTGGCGATGATGGAGCAGTTCCTGGCGGCTTGGCCAACACCAGTGGTAGCCTCGACACTTCAACGTTGAGTGGCGACATCAAACTTGACCACATAGAAGACATTGGCAGCAGGCTTCATTCCACGCCTAGCCGCCCTCACGGAGGCTGCGGCGTCGAAGATGATAGGCGGCTACAGCTTGGCCTGGGCGACTTTGACCACTTAGGTGGCACCGCAACTTGCAGCCGCGCGAGAGGAGACACTTCACTGCACGTGAAGGTAACAGGCTCCGGTGACTGTGAGCAAGGCAGCGGAGGAAGCAGCCGGCTTCCTGCAACTTCGTCACCGATTCCTACGGGAGCAGGTGAAGACGGTGCGTGCCTTAGTAGCTTTGGTGAAGACGGTGTCATCGAAAACAAAGCGAATGTGGTGAATGACGAGCTTTGCAATGAGGAATTCGTCGAGTCTAAAACGTTGAAAGACGAGTCCTTCTCTTCGGACATGACCGTGAGGCGCCTGAGCTATGGCGATCCCATCGATGAGCTTGAGTCAGAGTTTGCATCTCAGCAAGGTAGTGAATCTGCCGGAGAGTTTCTAGATGCCGGGTTCGATACAGACTGCTCCGAGGGAGCCGCCGTCGAAGCAAACTTTTTCTCGTACATAAATCTGAACCCGAACTTTGTATCAACGCCCGTCACAATTCGGGACCAGCGAGCTGCATGCGAACAGCAAAGTTCTGAGCGGTGTGACTTTGACGTGTTTCGGGAGAAGCAACGAGACGAGTTCTTCGGCGTGTTCGAGGCGAGTCCATTTCCTAAGGGCGCGGAATGCAAGTCAGTTTCGATGTCGTGTGAGGTTGCCCAGTCTTTGACCAGCGGATCCCCTTCCAGTCGGATCGCAACGCTCAACAGTGGTCGTACGTCGGCATCCAGATCTTCCAAACTGACTGCTGTCTTCGATAATAACGAGCAGGGGCAGCTGAGCCCCAGTCCGACTAACAGCATTGATGGACAAATATCCGTTTCATCGTATGGTTCCTTCTTGACCGTAGACTCATACGATGAGGAAGCAGACTTTCCAAACGTCAAACTGATCGGCTTCAGCACGAACAGTGAATCTGCCCATGACTTAAACTCTCCAATAGCACAAAGTCCTGCTACGGTACATAACCCCCTTCGTCCTGAATCGCAAAGCTTTCAGAGCTACCAAGAGGCAGTAGGTGCAAGTCCTGTCGGAGGTGCTACGAGCGATGAGCTCCCGCCTGACATGAACCTCGTAGAACACACCTCTTCTCCTCTCGCATATGGCCAGCTACGTCCAGAGTCACAAAGCTTTCAGAGCTACGAAGATGCAGAAAGTTCCACAAGTCAAATTGAACTGGACACCGAAGATGCAAGCGACATTGTGGGACCAGGTGAGCGACTGCCGAGCGCAGACTACGAACCAGTGGTTCAAGAGACCGGAGGTTCGAGTTCGACAACAACGCTATCTTTCCACGTTCTTGATGAGGATGCGTACGAACGCGCCTCgtaccgcagcagcagcagtaacaagagcagcagcagtaacaacagtagcagcagtaacaacggcagcagcagcagcaacagtagcGGGAGAAGCAGCAGCGGTAGCTGTAGCAGCGAAAGTCCCGCAGAGTCCGGTGACGAGAATATTTCGGCTGCGAAGTCATCACCTACACCGCCGCAATCGACATCACCGGTACAGCGTAACACAGAGAATGACGCCATCAACAACAGCGGCGCATCATCACCATTCCCGCTGCAAGACTACCGCAGCTGTCGTGACTTTCTGCGTAGGCTGACGGATGCGAATCCAGAGCTCTCCTACTCCCTTAGCAAGTCCTTTGCTTCCGAGGAGTGCAGCGTTAGCGAGGCCGCGTCAATCGAAGAGGTATGCAGCCAGATCTTCAGCAGCTACAACGAAAGCTTTGCGCACCTTGAAGCACTAGAGGGCTTACCGGTGCTTCCACGCTCTAGCGCCGCAGAGATGCTTACGTGCCCGGAGCTTAGGCCTTTGCGCTTGGAAGGGAACGCCAAGGACGTTTTCGAACCTGTGTTAAGCAGAGACCAGAAGAAGCGCTTGAAGAGGTCCACGGCGCCCGCAGCTGCTGCTTCGGACACGACGGCAACGACCAGCAAGATTTCTGAAAAGTGGAGTCACATGCCGTCGGCGTCTTCAGTGTCCATGCCTGATTTGAACCATTCTCAGAAGGGTACATGGCCGCCGAGTCTCCAAGAGCAGAGCGGAGTTGCAGCCACCTCGGATGCGAATCTCGATTCAGTGAGAGCccacgcagccactgcaagaaaaGTGGTGGGTTTCGCAGTGTGA
- the LOC126536180 gene encoding mitochondrial 2-oxodicarboxylate carrier-like yields the protein MSESSETKQLLSHKHKAVVQFSSGAIAGFIEVCVNHPLDVVKTRLQMQSAGDPNRYKSIADCFRRMTKAEGVLSIYKGIVPVLVVETPKMALRFLVYEQTKRVLSPHLSLVPNNLISGFLAGAIEGIAVNPFEVVKVRLQTDRTLVAAQPSAYSLARQIYRKNGLGREGLSLGLTSNIFRHGVFVMFYFTIYAKLKEAAPEFKNRHQQNLYKVGTGLFSGCVSTVFNIPWDVVKSRIQGLQPVPGEVKYKTCWQSFKLVYREEGFLALYKGLAPKMLRLGTGHALIIVLYEHIVEVLEAMAHKI from the exons ATGTCCGAGTCGTCCGAAACCAAGCAGCTGCTAAGCCACAAACACAAGGCCGTCGTACAGTTCTCCTCGGGCGCCATCGCGGGTTTCATCGAGGTATGCGTGAACCACCCTTTGGACGTGGTCAAGACGCGCCTGCAGATGCAGTCGGCAGGCGACCCGAACCGGTACAAGTCGATCGCCGACTGCTTCCGGCGTATGACCAAGGCCGAGGGCGTGCTCTCCATCTATAAGGGCATCGTGCCCgtgctcgtggtcgagacccCAAAGATGGCGTTGCGGTTCCTCGTGTACGAGCAGACGAAGCGCGTACTCTCGCCCCACTTGTCGCTGGTGCCCAACAACCTCATCTCAGGTTTCCTGGCGGGCGCCATAGAGGGAATCGCCGTTAACCCATTCGAGGTTGTTAAG GTCCGGTTGCAGACTGACCGAACTCTAGTGGCGGCGCAGCCTAGCGCCTACTCGCTGGCGCGACAAATCTACCGCAAGAACGGCTTAGGTAGGGAGGGGCTCAGCCTGGGCCTCACTTCCAATATTTTCCGGCACGGTGTCTTCGTCATGTTCTACTTCACGATCTACGCCAAACTCAAGGAAGCCGCACCAGAGTTTAAGAACCGGCATCAGCAAAACCTCTACAAG GTTGGCACTGGCCTGTTCAGCGGTTGCGTCAGCACGGTGTTCAACATTCCCTGGGACGTGGTCAAGAGCCGCATCCAAGGGCTGCAGCCCGTACCCGGTGAAGTGAAGTACAAGACGTGCTGGCAGAGCTTCAAGCTCGTCTACCGCGAGGAAGGCTTCCTGGCACTGTACAAGGGCCTCGCGCCGAAGATGTTGCGTCTCGGAACGGGACATGCGCTCATCATAGTCCTCTATGAGCACATCGTTGAAGTACTCGAGGCCATGGCACACAAAATCTGA
- the LOC140217338 gene encoding mitochondrial 2-oxodicarboxylate carrier-like isoform X1, translating into MASTKTILCPPKGGHSSVTTTSSSTMSERSGVRKLAREAAIQIASGGSAGFVEICLMHPLDVVKTRFQVQHNQLLAAAGEHRYTSIADCFRRMVRSEGYLAIYKGILPPILAETPKRAVKFFTFEQYKKMFAFGGPQTAITLSLAGLFAGLTEAVFVNPFEVVKVRLQTDKQVVTMQPSTFAVARQIYREAGFGLRGLNLGLTSTMSRNGLFNMFYFGFYFTVKDKLPKLDSEAATFAMRLATGFVAGTGASMMNIPFDVAKSRIQGPQPGPPGTIKYRTCLQSVRTVYVEEGFFALYKGLVPKVLRLGPGGAVMLVVYEHMHEFLKKKFPG; encoded by the exons ATGGCTTCGACGAAGACGATTCTTTGTCCTCCG AAAGGTGGACACAGCAGCGTTACCACCACAAGCAGCAGCACCATGTCGGAGCGCTCGGGCGTCCGGAAGCTGGCGCGAGAAGCCGCCATCCAGATCGCGTCGGGCGGCTCGGCGGGCTTCGTCGAGATCTGCCTGATGCACCCGCTGGACGTGGTCAAGACCCGCTTCCAGGTGCAGCACAACCAGCTGCTCGCCGCTGCCGGAGAGCATCGCTACACCTCGATCGCCGACTGCTTCCGGCGCATGGTCCGCTCTGAGGGATACCTGGCCATCTACAAGGGAATCTTGCCACCGATCCTGGCCGAAACGCCCAAGCGAGCCGTCAAGTTCTTCACCTTCGAACAATACAAGAAGATGTTCGCGTTCGGCGGCCCTCAGACGGCCATCACCCTCTCTTTAGCCGGACTATTCGCAGGTCTCACCGAAGCTGTGTTCGTGAACCCGTTCGAAGTGGTCAAGGTGCGGCTGCAGACCGACAAGCAGGTCGTCACGATGCAGCCAAGCACGTTCGCCGTAGCCAGACAGATATACCGTGAGGCAGGGTTTGGCCTTCGGGGCCTGAACCTCGGGCTCACCTCGACCATGAGTCGAAACGGACTGTTCAACATGTTCTACTTTGGCTTTTACTTCACAGTCAAGGACAAGCTGCCAAAGTTGGACAGCGAGGCGGCTACCTTCGCCATGCGACTGGCAACAGGGTTCGTGGCTGGCACTGGCGCTTCCATGATGAACATACCGTTCGATGTGGCCAAGAGCCGCATCCAGGGCCCGCAGCCCGGGCCGCCTGGCACGATCAAGTACAGGACTTGCCTGCAGAGCGTGCGCACCGTGTACGTGGAGGAAGGTTTCTTTGCACTCTACAAAGGCCTCGTGCCCAAGGTCCTCCGGCTTGGTCCCGGTGGCGCCGTCATGTTGGTCGTGTACGAGCACATGCACGAATTCCTCAAGAAAAAGTTTCCTGGTTGA
- the LOC140217338 gene encoding mitochondrial 2-oxodicarboxylate carrier-like isoform X2 — protein MSERSGVRKLAREAAIQIASGGSAGFVEICLMHPLDVVKTRFQVQHNQLLAAAGEHRYTSIADCFRRMVRSEGYLAIYKGILPPILAETPKRAVKFFTFEQYKKMFAFGGPQTAITLSLAGLFAGLTEAVFVNPFEVVKVRLQTDKQVVTMQPSTFAVARQIYREAGFGLRGLNLGLTSTMSRNGLFNMFYFGFYFTVKDKLPKLDSEAATFAMRLATGFVAGTGASMMNIPFDVAKSRIQGPQPGPPGTIKYRTCLQSVRTVYVEEGFFALYKGLVPKVLRLGPGGAVMLVVYEHMHEFLKKKFPG, from the coding sequence ATGTCGGAGCGCTCGGGCGTCCGGAAGCTGGCGCGAGAAGCCGCCATCCAGATCGCGTCGGGCGGCTCGGCGGGCTTCGTCGAGATCTGCCTGATGCACCCGCTGGACGTGGTCAAGACCCGCTTCCAGGTGCAGCACAACCAGCTGCTCGCCGCTGCCGGAGAGCATCGCTACACCTCGATCGCCGACTGCTTCCGGCGCATGGTCCGCTCTGAGGGATACCTGGCCATCTACAAGGGAATCTTGCCACCGATCCTGGCCGAAACGCCCAAGCGAGCCGTCAAGTTCTTCACCTTCGAACAATACAAGAAGATGTTCGCGTTCGGCGGCCCTCAGACGGCCATCACCCTCTCTTTAGCCGGACTATTCGCAGGTCTCACCGAAGCTGTGTTCGTGAACCCGTTCGAAGTGGTCAAGGTGCGGCTGCAGACCGACAAGCAGGTCGTCACGATGCAGCCAAGCACGTTCGCCGTAGCCAGACAGATATACCGTGAGGCAGGGTTTGGCCTTCGGGGCCTGAACCTCGGGCTCACCTCGACCATGAGTCGAAACGGACTGTTCAACATGTTCTACTTTGGCTTTTACTTCACAGTCAAGGACAAGCTGCCAAAGTTGGACAGCGAGGCGGCTACCTTCGCCATGCGACTGGCAACAGGGTTCGTGGCTGGCACTGGCGCTTCCATGATGAACATACCGTTCGATGTGGCCAAGAGCCGCATCCAGGGCCCGCAGCCCGGGCCGCCTGGCACGATCAAGTACAGGACTTGCCTGCAGAGCGTGCGCACCGTGTACGTGGAGGAAGGTTTCTTTGCACTCTACAAAGGCCTCGTGCCCAAGGTCCTCCGGCTTGGTCCCGGTGGCGCCGTCATGTTGGTCGTGTACGAGCACATGCACGAATTCCTCAAGAAAAAGTTTCCTGGTTGA